ATAGAGAAGATCCTTTCGAAACGAGGAATTCATCAGAGCTTCCATGGTTTGATTGGTAGCCGCAATGATTCGCACATCCACAGGTTTCTCCTTCGTGCTTCCAACAGGTTTTATGGTTTTTTCCTGCAAGACACGCAAGAGTTTTATCTGAAAAGCTGCAGAGGTTTCGCTCACTTCATCAAGAAATACTGTACCTCCGGATGCGCTTTCGAAAATACCGACATGCGCAGTATTCGCTCCAGTAAAAGCCCCTTTCTGGTGACCAAACAATTCGCTCTCTAACAATGTTTCGGATAGTGCACCACAGTTAATGGGAATGAAGGAATTTCTGCTACGGTTCGAATGATCATGAATCGCGCGAGCGATGAGCTCTTTACCGGTTCCGCTTTCCCCTGTGATGAGAACGGTTGAACTCGTTTGTGCCACACGAGCTACTGCCTTGTAGACTTGAACCATCGCCCCACTCTGCCCGATGATCGGAGCAGTTTTTCCGCTTGTCTGATTTCTCGGATCAGTGCTTGCTTTCCTGCTGCTGCGCAGAGCGCTTCTTATAACACTGAACAGTTCGGTTTTATCAACCGGTCGGGTGATATAGTCGAATGCGTTCAAATTCGTGGCGGCCGCAACCGTTTCGATGGAAGCATGAGATGTCATAACAATCACCGGTAAAAGGCTTCCTGAAAGGTTCAGTTCTCTTAAAATATCCAATCCTGATTCATTGCCGAGGGTCATATTAACGAGCAGTGCATCATAAGGTGAGCGGAACAGTTCATCGAATGCCTCAGAGCTATTTCTCGCACTGTCTATTTCGATTTCTTCTTCAGAAAGCAGCTCCCTGATACTGTCAGCAAAGTCTACATCGGTATCGACAATAAGGATCCGGCTCCTAGCCTCGAAGGTCATATATATGTATCATTATGTACCATAGTTCAAGAAAAGCAATTCCTTAGCTCGACAATCTGTTACAAATCGAAACAGTAGTTCTTTTTCCCTAAATCTTCAGTTCGTCCATAAACTATTTGTAATCAGTAACTTCTGCACACAACTGACATTCTGGCATTCGGCTTGCCTCTCTACTCGCTCGGTAGCGAACAAATAGATAAAGGAGAAAGCAATGAATCGATCACTTCAGGTTTTTGAAGTCAACAGAATTTCAAAACTCAAACTATTGATCCTGGCGATTTCTTTTATTGGTGGATTTGCCTCGTACTCACTCGCGGGACAAACTCTTTACGCCATTACAACGAATAACACGCTGGTTCAATTCGACAGCTCGAATCCGTGCACTATTGCATCTGCCCAATCAGTGTCGGGTCTGGCTGAGGATGAGGCACTTGTGGGCATCGACTTCCGCCCTGCAACCGGAGATTTGTATGGTCTGGGAAGCAGCAACCGAATCTACCTCATTAATACTTCGACGGGGCAGGCTACGGCCGTCGGCACAACAGAGTTTGCAATTCCTATCCAGGGAAAAGCGGTCGGTTTCGACTTTAATCCCACGGTTGATCGCATTAGGATTGTGACGAATACGGGACAAAATCTACGGGTTCATCCAGGTACAGGAGCTATCGTCGGTTTCGACACAAATCTCGCCTACGCCGGCACAGACGCAAACGCGGGCGTACATCCAGTTGTTGTGGCTGCAGCCTATACGAATCCGGATAACGACCCCGCAACTGGCACAACACTATATGATCTGGATGTCCGGCTCAATATTCTGGCCATACAAAATCCACCAAATTCGGGAACGTTGAATACCGTGGGTTCTCTTGGAGCTGACTCAAACGTGTTAACCGGATTTGATATAGCCCCCTCGGGAACTGCGTATGCGGCATTAAAAATTACGGGCCAGGCATCAACAGATTGTGGAAAATCAACTCTGGTCACTGTGAATCTAGCCAACGGTAGCACTACGGTGCTTGGTGTGATCGGCACTGAGAAATCAATCCGCGGACTTGCTGCGCCTGCTCCGTAGAGTATTGGCTGTTTCAATTGTAGGGGGCGAGCGATGAGCTCGTCCCTGTTTTTTTAAAGCAATTGTGGTAAAAAACGTACATGGACAAGCATAAGTTTTCTGCGCTGATCTCCCTCTTCCTTCTGCTAGTAAGCGTCTCTGTTTTTGCCGGAGATCGAATGCGATTTACTTCTCAATTGATGCTCCGTTACGAAAGACAGACTTTTACACAGATCCCGCTGCCGCGAGATGCGGTGAATCGCTATAGACTTCGCTGGCGGCCCGGTCTGCTTTTCTTGCCGCATCCCGATCTGGAATTGGCCATCGAAGGTGAAGCCAATGTGATTGAGGAAAGCGATGAAGATGTCCCTGCGCCTCGATCACCGGAGTTTCACACTCCTGTTTTCGACCGCGATAACTTTAAGCGAGATGATGTTGTCTTAAGCAGGGCATATCTTCGATATACTCCTGTCCCACAACTCGATTTAAGAGCAGGTAAGTTCGAGAATCCGTTCCTCGTTACAGAAATGCTATGGGACAACGATCTTCATCCCAATGGAGTAGCGCTTCAAACCGAATATGTTTCAGCTGATGAAAAAATCCGTCTGACCGGGCGAATTGCTGACTACTATGCGAGTCACTATCAAGACGATCGCACAAATGTTTTCGCTGTGCAAGGCGGCGTTCAAACCCGATTGGGAAATGCCACCGTTACTTTTGCAACCGCCTATTATGATTATGACGTGAAAGAGCTTCCTGTTTTTTTGTTTCGCACCAACACACGATCCGATCCTACTCTAATAAATGACTATAATCTTCTCGACCTGATTGGAAGGGTTCGTTTTAATTTTTCCATACCACTGGTTGTTCAACTGGATCATGTGCACAACACGGCGGCCCCCGATACTTCTATGCCCTTGGTGAACGCCGTTAGACTGAATCGCCTGAGATCTCCGAACAGTCCTAAAGCAACAACCGATCATACGATTCCCACCGGACGCGGGAATGATGGAATCCTGGCCGAAATCCTGATTGGAAAACTTGACGTTGCCCGGGATTTTCGAATTGGCTACGGTTTTCATCGAGTTGAATCGGATGCGGTACTTGCAGCCTACAGTACTGATGACTGGTGGTTTGTAACTCGGGTGAAAGGCCATCGATTCCGTTTTAGTTTTATGCCTGTGCAATCCGTCCTTTTTCATTTCTCATTCCTTCGGCAAACGTTGATTGATCAAGTAGGAAGTTTTTCTCGCTTGCAAATTTCAACAGAAATCAATTGGCCCTAAGCTCTTGTTTCAGAAAGATACACTCCTCTGTTTTTAAAACCCTCTTCGAAATCGACACAATTCATTCTTAGTGAATAACTTACAGTTGTAAATAACCCGCTGGCATCCAATTTGCGATCCGTTGAATTGTCTTTGGAGGTGCAACATGCAAAATAAACAGATTCATTCAACTTTCGTTTTTCAATTGGCCATAACTCTCATGGTGTTGATAGGACTCAGTAGTGCAAATGTGTTTGCCAATCACCCGGTCCTTGTTGAAGTAAACAATTGTTCTGACTTCGGGCCAGGTTCAACACTGGTTCCGCCTGGAACATGTGGAGATTACGATGGTGATGGCCGGATCGGGACCGCTGAAGATGCAGATAATGCAACCGACCGCATTTTCGGAACGATAACGGCTGCGCTTGGATCGGCAAACGGTGGCGCCAATCAGAATGGCCGCGTCACCGTTATTACTTCCGGCCGTTTTCCGGAACAGGTGGTAATATCTGCGGCTACTGGAAACGTCACCCTGGAAGCAGCGCCAGGTGTGGAAGCAAATATTGACGCAGTGCTTGCCGGCGATGCTAATAATAACAATGCTAGACAAGGTCAACCGGGAATCGTCATCAATGCGGCATCCAATCGTCGCGTGGTTCTTCGAAATCTTGTGAGCCGCAATTGGAAAGAAGGTATCACCATTGTTGGTAATTCCCGCGTTTCCATCGACAATTGCCGTGTGGAAAACAACACAAACTATGGAATTCGCGTCATGGATGCCGCTCGTGTCGCGATCACCAACACCCAGGTGAATTCAACAGGATTTCGAGCAGGCGCCACAGGGGATTTTCCAGTGAACAATAATCCGAACCCTGGAAATGGCATCGAGTTTGAGAATTCATCGAGGGGTACCATTGCTTTTTCCGTAGTGACGCACAGTTTCAGAGCCGGTGTTTCGAAGGATGCTGGCGCTTCCTTATCTCTTGTCAGCGTGATTCTTTTCGGAAATAATCCAAATAAGACCGGACTATAGATCGATTGTGTATTTTGGGCGGCGCTTAAAGTCCGACAAACCTTTGAGCGCCGCCGGATGTAATCTCATTTCGTTGAGATGGTTAATTGAAGAACCAGATAGTTCATGATCATTTGATGAGGCGGTGGCGATTCGCTGAATCCTTTGCGCTATTTCTATGTTTATTTATTGCTGCCAATGTTGCCGCAAATGAAGTGTCGGGTTCAGTTGAAATTATTTTAAAAGGAGAGAAAAAAGAATCCGATTTATCGTCAGTTGTTGTATACCTGGATTCTCTGCAAGACTTCGCTGGCGATCAACAGCTTTCCAAACCAGCCAAGATTGTAACCAGAAAGAAACAGTTTTATCCGGGTACAATTACAATTTTCAAAGGAGGACGTGTCGATTTCCCGAATTTCGACACAATCTTTCATAACATATTCTCTGTCTCAACTCCCAATCAATTTGATCTGGGATTATACAAAGGTGGGTCCAGCAAAAGAATTGCTTTGCTGCATCAGGGAATCGTAAGAGTTTTTTGCAACGTACACTCGCACATGGCCGCGACAATCATTGTTAGCGGAACCCCCTATTACACTACAGCGGATCAAACAGGAAATTTTCGATTGCGGGATATTCCTCCTGGTTCCTACGTCTTGAAAGCTTATGCTGAAGAAGGCAAGTCCGAGCAGAAGATTGATGTAGGGGCAGATCCTTTGAAAGTTCATTTAAGCATTGATGCAAGAAACTTTCGTAAGATCCGTCACAAGAACAAATTTGGAAAAAGTTACGGGACTGACGAAAACGAAAAGTACTAGTTCGTGACACAATCTTCAGGCGCGCAAAACCCTGCCCGCGCGTGCGCCACTCTGTTTGCCATGTTCTGCGGCCAAAACGCCGTTCACAATGACGTATTCAATCCCCAATGGGTAACGATGCGGTTCTTCGAAGGTGGCGGCATCTTTTACGGTTTCAGGATTGAAAAGAACCAGATCCGCCTTCATGGATTTTGCAATGCGCCCGCGATCCTTGAGTCCAATTTGATCCGCAGGCATACTCGTCATCTTTTTCACAGCGGTTGGTAAATCAAAGATTTTCTGTTCTCTGCTGTAATAGCCAAGCACTCGTGGATATGTGCCGTAAGAGCGCGGATGAGGTCTCGTTGATCCCAATTTTCCGCGTGGCGCCATTGTTAAACCGTCAGAGCCGATCATGACCAGCGGATGAGATAGCACCATGCGCACATTTTCCGGACTCATTCCGTGCCCCACAATCGAAACGTTCCCCTCCTCTTCTTCCAACAAACGCAACATCGCATCTACAGCTTCCATCTTCCAGGATTCGCCGATCTGACTGAGATTCTTTCCAATTGTGAAACGGTTTTTTTCCGAAGGAACGCTGCTGACAACAATCAAATCAAAGGATCCAGGCTCGGTCGGAATATGGGCGACCAGCTCACTGCGCATTCTGCCGCGAGTTTCAGTATCCTTCAATCTCTTCATGAGATCCGCTGTCGTTCCTTCCAGTGCCCAGGATTTCAGATAAACCGTCAGACCAGTGGAATAGGCGGTATAGGGATAAGCATCCGCCAGGATTTCAACGCCATTTTGACGGGCCGATTCAATGAGATGAATCGCCCCCAGTTGCTTCGACCAGTTGATCACACCGGCCGCTTTCAGATGTGAAACTTCCACGCGCCCGCCGGTTTGACGGCCAATGTTTACCGCTTCATTCACGGCTTCTAATAAAGTAGCTTCCTCGTTGCGGATGTGAGACGCATACAATCCGCCGCGTCTTGAAACAATGCGAGCCATTTCGACAATCTCTTGAGTGGGAGTGTACCTTCCAGGCGTGTATTCGAGTCCGGTGGAGATTCCAACGGCGCCCTGATCCATGCCTTCCTCCACCCATCGAAGGATTGTCTTCAATTCATCGTCCGTTAATGCGCGATCCACGTTGCCGATCAGGCTTTCTCTTAAAGTTCCTTGACCCAGTAGTAGAGCCTGGTTGATGCCGATTTTCTCCTTTTCCAGACGTCCAAAGTAAGAAGCAACATCACTCCAATCTACCCGCACGTCTTCCTGTTCCAGCCACGATTTCTTTCGTTCCTCTACACCTATGCCTGTCATCGGCGCGGCGGAGCTGCCGCAATTCCCGGTTAATTCTGTCGTGATTCCCTGAAGGACACGACTTTCAGAATCCAGATAACTCAGAATGGAGCCATCCGAATGAGAATGAATATCCACAAATCCTGGACAAACATTCAAGCCGGATGCATCGATCACTTTCTTACTCTGTTCCGGAGCGATATTGCCGATCGCAATAATTTCATCTGCTTTGATTCCGACATCAGCACGGAAACCAGCCCCTCCCGTGCCGTCCAGAATGGTGCCGTTTTTGATTACAAGATCGTATGAAGGCGCAGCCTGTATCTGAGTCGCCGAACCAACGGCAAGCCCGGTTGTCACAATTGCCGCATCTTTGATGAATTTCCTGCGAGTTAACCTTTCGCTCATGCAGCAATTTTATCGCACCTGTGAACTGGAGGATAATGGTGTTGACAACCGCATGGACGAAAAGTAGATTTGTCAACGATGACCGAGCCCGAAAATTCTCTTCTTCAGGGCCCACACGAAGAGAGGATTCGCAAACTCCAATCCGAGAAATTCAGCCGCTATTTCCTGCTTGTTCTCTTCATCGGCATCATCATTCTCTTTTTCAACATGATCAAAATCTTTTTGATTCCGATCGTGCTTGCCGCAGTTATCACTACGCTGTTTTATCCTTTTTATCTTTCGCTGCTTTCAGGCGTTCGTAACAGACGAAATATTGCTGCTTTCCTGTGTTGTTTTGTGCTCCTGATTGTGTTTCTGATTCCACTGTTTTTCCTAGCTCAGATTGTTTCGGGGGAAGCGGCTCAGTTTTATCAAACCGCCGGGCAAAAACTGCGGGAATGGTTTTCTCCCGGGCAAGACGGATTGCTGATGCGATTGCAACAGAACCCATGGTTCCAGCGTCTCCGGCTGGATCAATGGAACTGGCAGCAGGCCCTGGGGGATGTGTTTTCAAATGCAGGGTCGCTGCTGGCAACCATCATCAGCAAAACTTCAGGTGGAGCATTTTATCTCCTGGCGAATGTGTTCGTCACTCTTTTCATTTGTTTCTACTTTTTTAGAGACGGTGAATCGATGATGAAATCCATCCGCAAACTTGTTCCACTGAGTGATCGCTACATCGATGCGTTGATTGGCCGTTTTACGCTGGTGTCCCGCGCCACGATCAAAGGAACTGTGGTGATCGGCTTGATTCAGAGCACGCTTGGCGCAATCACTCTGTGGATTTTTGGCGTTGGTTCTCCCCTGCTCTGGTTTATGGTGATGCTGATACTTTCCTTTATTCCGATCGTGGGAGCCTGGCTGGTGATGCATCCTGCTGCAATCATCCAGTTCTTGCTGGGGCATCACTGGCAGGGAATCGGCATTTTCCTGGTTACTATTCTGATCATTTCCAATATCGACAACGTGATCAGACCTCGTTTGGTCGGACAGTTCAGCGGGCTTCACGATCTGATTATCTTTTTCTCCGCGCTCGGCGGAATCAAAATGTTTGGTCCCCTGGGAGTGCTGATAGGACCGGTCGTGGCTTCCTTTTTTGTGACCTTGTTAGAGATTTACTCGGTGGAATTCAAATCCCATCTGGAAATATCCACTGAAACTCCCCGTATCGTAGGTCCGCCCGCATCTCAGTAAAGCGGCAGTCGCAGAATCGCGCGACAGCCGGAATGATGCAATCTGTTTTCTATCGTTAGGATCCCTCCATGCGCTTCCGCGATTTGACGGCATAGCACCAGGCCAACTCCCGTTCCTCCCTGTTTGGTGGTGAAGAAAGGCACAAAAAGATTGTCGGAAGTTGCCAGTCCGGGCCCTTCATCCTCCACCCAGATTTCCAGATGGTTATTGCTTTTTGTCCAACCTACTTCGACATCACCCGAAGTTTCCAGACTGGCATCCACCGCGTTTCGCACAAGGTTAATGAGTAACTGTTCCAGTTGATTCTGGTCTCCCTGCACTGTGAGTTCGGGGCCGGGCCTTAGCTTGACCGGGACCCGAGTTTCCAGACTCGCGACCTGTCTAATCCATTGCGACACGGGCACTGGTTGCATTTGCGGCTGAGGCAGCCTCGCGAGCCGAGCATAAGCGCTCATAAAAAGCGAAAGCGCCTCCGCACGGCCAGCAACAATCGACAAACCCTGATCCATGTCCTGTTCCCAATCGACCGGCCTTGGATGTCTCTGCAGCAAACTCTTCAGACTTCCCGAAATCGATTTGATCGGCGCCAGCGAATTGTTTAGTTCATGTCCGATCACACGGATCAAACGCTGCCAAACTTGCCGCTCTTCATCGCGCAAAGCCTTGCTTAAATCCGAGAGCACAAGAAGATCGTGAGGCAATCCACCCTGTCGAAAAGTGCTGCGTCTCATATCCCAGCGCCCGACGCTTCCAGGAAAAGCAAAATCAAGAACGCGCTTTGGAGCCCCTTCCAGGCAGACAGCAAGGTTCAATTCCGCAGCCGATCGGCCAAGCAGCCGTTCCACCGGATGACCCATCAATCTTTCGCCGGCTCGATTCACAAGCCGCAAGAGATGCTGGTCATCAAACGCAAAAATCGCTACATCGATTTCTTCCATTACTTTTCGAAGCAAGGCTGTTGCTTCCAGCGCGCCCAGTCTTTGCTCGCGTAAAGTTGTGCCTAGTTGATTCACTTCAAGCATGACATCATCCAGAGCATCACCCGGTTTTCCGCGTTTGGCGCGAATCGAATAATCTCCTTCATGCAGCGCCGCCAGCATATTCGAAATTGTTTGAAGCGGACGAATGATCCGTTCTCTTGCGGAAAAAGCAAAGCCAAGCCAGAGCGCCACCAGAAACAGAGTGAGTGTCCATTGAACTTTGGCCGTGTAAGGTCCCCACCAGAGAAAAATCATGGAGACGACCATTCCGAAGAACCCGGAACTTAGAATGAACAGGAGAATGCGGCGTTCATAACTGATACGCCTGCGATTTTTCATATTTTCTTGGCGGCTTTGCGCCTTTGCGTTGAAGATCGTTACAAGCCGTGACGCTGCAATCTGCGATACAGAGCGCTTCTGCTAAGACCGAGAGCTTTGGCAGCCTGGCTCACATTTCCATTATAACGATCCAGAGCCTTCTTGATCAGGAATGCTTCCACTTCTTCGAGACTCATTTCTTCAACTCCTTTCGGAGTTTCCTTCTGTGCTTGAAGACCCAGGTCTTCCACACGCAGGTGGTCCGAATGCGCTAAAAGCACAGCTCTTTCAATCGTGTGATCCAGTTCCCGGATATTGCCGGGCCATGAATACTTTAGTAGGGCTTGCATGGCAGCAGGATCAAAGGAGTTCATCTGCTTGCGATAATGCTTATTATGCTGTTGCAAAAAATAGCTGGCCAGGACCGGAATATCTTCGCGACGATCACGCAACGGTGGGATTCTGATTTCAATTGTGTTTAAACGGAAAAGAAGATCCTGGCGAAATCTACCTGATTGGACTTCAGCTTGAATATCTGCATTCGTTGCAGAGATCATTCGCACATTCACGTGTTTTGTTCGTGAAGAACCAACCGCTTCAAATTGTCCGGTTTCGATCACGCGAAGCAACTTTGCTTGCTGCCCTGGCGGAACGTTTGCGATCTCATCCAAAAACAAAGTGCTTCCGTCCGCCAGTTCAAAGCGCCCCACGCGATCCGTTTTGGCATCTGTAAATGCCCCGCGGACGTGTCCGAATAATTCACTTTCAAAAACGCCTTCGGATAGCCCTCCCGCATTTACGGTGATCATCGGTTTGGCGGAGCGTTCCGAAAAAGTATGAAGCGCCTGAGCCACAAGACTCTTGCCTGTGCCGTTTTCACCGAGAATCAGCACATTTGCGTCGGATGGACCGACGCGCCGCACCACATCCACGATTGCTTTCATAGCACGTGATTCGGCAACAAAGTTAGGAAGCTGTTGATCACGTAGCAAACGGTTCTCCGCTTCCAGACGTTTCTGGCCGCGGAGAGCCTGTCCCAGTTCTATCTGAGTGCGCAGGATTGAAAGTAGACGCGCGTTGTCCCATGGTTTCTGAACAAAATCGCGCGCTCCCCGTCTCATGGCTTCCACAGCAACGTCCACGCTGCCCCATGCTGTCATCACCACAACCGGCAGAGTCGTATCCAGTCTCTGAATCTGGCTCAGAAGATCAAGACCCTCCGTGCCGGAAGTTGTGTCGCGCGTGTAGTTCAGATCCATCAATAAAACATCGTAATCTTCCTTTTCCACCGCCCGAATCACTGAACCGGGAGAAGAAACGGTTTCGGTATGATAACCTTCGTTCTTTAACAGCAAACGCAATGCTTCACGCACGTCTTGCTGATCATCAGCAATCAATATCCGCGGACTATTCTTCGCCATAATGAAATTTGACCTTCTTGGCGTCCTGGCGCCTTGGCGGTTGAAATCTAAACGATCCAGCCATCCAGCAAATTGATAATTCGAGTTCCGTATTCCGCATTTTTCTCGGAGTGAGTCACCTGGATGATGGTTGTGCCATCCTGATTCAGCCGTTTGAACAGATCCATGATTTCTTTTCCTTGCGATGAATGCAAATTGCCTGTCGGTTCATCTGCAAGAATGATTTTCGGATTTCCTATTACGGCGCGGGCTACAGCTACGAGCTGCTGTTGACCGCCCGATAGTTGATTCGGAAAAAGACCTTTTTTCCCAACGATGCTGAATCGATCCAGCGTGTCGGCAACCATGCTTTCCCGCTCCGACTTCTTGATATTCCTGTAGGTCAAAGGAAGCTCCAGATTCTCATATACGGTCAGGTTATCCAGCAGATGGTAGCTTTGAAAGACGAAGCCAATGTAGCGCTTATTTAACTCAGCCCGCTCCTTCAAGCTCATTTTATGGACTGGCTGACCATCCAGATAATATTCTCCGGTCCAGGAACCATCCAGCAGTCCGACAATGCTGAGCAACGTAGATTTGCCCGCTCCGGAAGGACCCATGATGGTGACAAAATCCGCCGGTGGAACATCCAAATTGATCCGGCGCAAAACGTAAGTCCGACCTGCGCCCGATTGATAATACTTTTCAATGTCTTTTAATTGAATCATTCATACCTCAGCGCGACAACTGGATTCACACGGGTTGCTCGCTTTGCCGGCGCATAACAGGCGAGCAATGCAACTCCAATCACAATCAACGGAACGATCAGAAATGTTAGCAGATCGTTGGAGCCGACCGCGTACAACAA
The window above is part of the bacterium genome. Proteins encoded here:
- a CDS encoding sigma-54 dependent transcriptional regulator, encoding MAKNSPRILIADDQQDVREALRLLLKNEGYHTETVSSPGSVIRAVEKEDYDVLLMDLNYTRDTTSGTEGLDLLSQIQRLDTTLPVVVMTAWGSVDVAVEAMRRGARDFVQKPWDNARLLSILRTQIELGQALRGQKRLEAENRLLRDQQLPNFVAESRAMKAIVDVVRRVGPSDANVLILGENGTGKSLVAQALHTFSERSAKPMITVNAGGLSEGVFESELFGHVRGAFTDAKTDRVGRFELADGSTLFLDEIANVPPGQQAKLLRVIETGQFEAVGSSRTKHVNVRMISATNADIQAEVQSGRFRQDLLFRLNTIEIRIPPLRDRREDIPVLASYFLQQHNKHYRKQMNSFDPAAMQALLKYSWPGNIRELDHTIERAVLLAHSDHLRVEDLGLQAQKETPKGVEEMSLEEVEAFLIKKALDRYNGNVSQAAKALGLSRSALYRRLQRHGL
- a CDS encoding right-handed parallel beta-helix repeat-containing protein produces the protein MQNKQIHSTFVFQLAITLMVLIGLSSANVFANHPVLVEVNNCSDFGPGSTLVPPGTCGDYDGDGRIGTAEDADNATDRIFGTITAALGSANGGANQNGRVTVITSGRFPEQVVISAATGNVTLEAAPGVEANIDAVLAGDANNNNARQGQPGIVINAASNRRVVLRNLVSRNWKEGITIVGNSRVSIDNCRVENNTNYGIRVMDAARVAITNTQVNSTGFRAGATGDFPVNNNPNPGNGIEFENSSRGTIAFSVVTHSFRAGVSKDAGASLSLVSVILFGNNPNKTGL
- a CDS encoding putative porin, giving the protein MDKHKFSALISLFLLLVSVSVFAGDRMRFTSQLMLRYERQTFTQIPLPRDAVNRYRLRWRPGLLFLPHPDLELAIEGEANVIEESDEDVPAPRSPEFHTPVFDRDNFKRDDVVLSRAYLRYTPVPQLDLRAGKFENPFLVTEMLWDNDLHPNGVALQTEYVSADEKIRLTGRIADYYASHYQDDRTNVFAVQGGVQTRLGNATVTFATAYYDYDVKELPVFLFRTNTRSDPTLINDYNLLDLIGRVRFNFSIPLVVQLDHVHNTAAPDTSMPLVNAVRLNRLRSPNSPKATTDHTIPTGRGNDGILAEILIGKLDVARDFRIGYGFHRVESDAVLAAYSTDDWWFVTRVKGHRFRFSFMPVQSVLFHFSFLRQTLIDQVGSFSRLQISTEINWP
- a CDS encoding sigma-54 dependent transcriptional regulator produces the protein MTFEARSRILIVDTDVDFADSIRELLSEEEIEIDSARNSSEAFDELFRSPYDALLVNMTLGNESGLDILRELNLSGSLLPVIVMTSHASIETVAAATNLNAFDYITRPVDKTELFSVIRSALRSSRKASTDPRNQTSGKTAPIIGQSGAMVQVYKAVARVAQTSSTVLITGESGTGKELIARAIHDHSNRSRNSFIPINCGALSETLLESELFGHQKGAFTGANTAHVGIFESASGGTVFLDEVSETSAAFQIKLLRVLQEKTIKPVGSTKEKPVDVRIIAATNQTMEALMNSSFRKDLLY
- a CDS encoding D-aminoacylase translates to MSERLTRRKFIKDAAIVTTGLAVGSATQIQAAPSYDLVIKNGTILDGTGGAGFRADVGIKADEIIAIGNIAPEQSKKVIDASGLNVCPGFVDIHSHSDGSILSYLDSESRVLQGITTELTGNCGSSAAPMTGIGVEERKKSWLEQEDVRVDWSDVASYFGRLEKEKIGINQALLLGQGTLRESLIGNVDRALTDDELKTILRWVEEGMDQGAVGISTGLEYTPGRYTPTQEIVEMARIVSRRGGLYASHIRNEEATLLEAVNEAVNIGRQTGGRVEVSHLKAAGVINWSKQLGAIHLIESARQNGVEILADAYPYTAYSTGLTVYLKSWALEGTTADLMKRLKDTETRGRMRSELVAHIPTEPGSFDLIVVSSVPSEKNRFTIGKNLSQIGESWKMEAVDAMLRLLEEEEGNVSIVGHGMSPENVRMVLSHPLVMIGSDGLTMAPRGKLGSTRPHPRSYGTYPRVLGYYSREQKIFDLPTAVKKMTSMPADQIGLKDRGRIAKSMKADLVLFNPETVKDAATFEEPHRYPLGIEYVIVNGVLAAEHGKQSGARAGRVLRA
- a CDS encoding AI-2E family transporter; its protein translation is MTEPENSLLQGPHEERIRKLQSEKFSRYFLLVLFIGIIILFFNMIKIFLIPIVLAAVITTLFYPFYLSLLSGVRNRRNIAAFLCCFVLLIVFLIPLFFLAQIVSGEAAQFYQTAGQKLREWFSPGQDGLLMRLQQNPWFQRLRLDQWNWQQALGDVFSNAGSLLATIISKTSGGAFYLLANVFVTLFICFYFFRDGESMMKSIRKLVPLSDRYIDALIGRFTLVSRATIKGTVVIGLIQSTLGAITLWIFGVGSPLLWFMVMLILSFIPIVGAWLVMHPAAIIQFLLGHHWQGIGIFLVTILIISNIDNVIRPRLVGQFSGLHDLIIFFSALGGIKMFGPLGVLIGPVVASFFVTLLEIYSVEFKSHLEISTETPRIVGPPASQ
- a CDS encoding DUF4394 domain-containing protein, which gives rise to MNRSLQVFEVNRISKLKLLILAISFIGGFASYSLAGQTLYAITTNNTLVQFDSSNPCTIASAQSVSGLAEDEALVGIDFRPATGDLYGLGSSNRIYLINTSTGQATAVGTTEFAIPIQGKAVGFDFNPTVDRIRIVTNTGQNLRVHPGTGAIVGFDTNLAYAGTDANAGVHPVVVAAAYTNPDNDPATGTTLYDLDVRLNILAIQNPPNSGTLNTVGSLGADSNVLTGFDIAPSGTAYAALKITGQASTDCGKSTLVTVNLANGSTTVLGVIGTEKSIRGLAAPAP
- a CDS encoding ATP-binding protein, which encodes MKNRRRISYERRILLFILSSGFFGMVVSMIFLWWGPYTAKVQWTLTLFLVALWLGFAFSARERIIRPLQTISNMLAALHEGDYSIRAKRGKPGDALDDVMLEVNQLGTTLREQRLGALEATALLRKVMEEIDVAIFAFDDQHLLRLVNRAGERLMGHPVERLLGRSAAELNLAVCLEGAPKRVLDFAFPGSVGRWDMRRSTFRQGGLPHDLLVLSDLSKALRDEERQVWQRLIRVIGHELNNSLAPIKSISGSLKSLLQRHPRPVDWEQDMDQGLSIVAGRAEALSLFMSAYARLARLPQPQMQPVPVSQWIRQVASLETRVPVKLRPGPELTVQGDQNQLEQLLINLVRNAVDASLETSGDVEVGWTKSNNHLEIWVEDEGPGLATSDNLFVPFFTTKQGGTGVGLVLCRQIAEAHGGILTIENRLHHSGCRAILRLPLY
- a CDS encoding ABC transporter ATP-binding protein encodes the protein MIQLKDIEKYYQSGAGRTYVLRRINLDVPPADFVTIMGPSGAGKSTLLSIVGLLDGSWTGEYYLDGQPVHKMSLKERAELNKRYIGFVFQSYHLLDNLTVYENLELPLTYRNIKKSERESMVADTLDRFSIVGKKGLFPNQLSGGQQQLVAVARAVIGNPKIILADEPTGNLHSSQGKEIMDLFKRLNQDGTTIIQVTHSEKNAEYGTRIINLLDGWIV